In Candidatus Mycalebacterium zealandia, one DNA window encodes the following:
- a CDS encoding pyridoxine 5'-phosphate synthase, producing MNLNVNIDHVATLRQARGESGPSPVKAALAAEKAGGAGIVAHLREDRRHIQDNDIYELRKAIKTKLNMEMAATDEMVKITLSVLPDMATIVPEKREELTTEGGLDVSGNQSRVKEVISELSEKKIMVSLFVEPDFDQIKTAADIGADMVEIHTGKWACANGIQKENELRAIEKAVFLARDCDLRVSAGHGLDYENVNSIAKIEGVEELNIGYGIIARAVFDGIEKAVRDMIKKINAV from the coding sequence ATGAATCTGAACGTCAACATAGACCATGTCGCCACATTGAGACAGGCGAGAGGAGAAAGCGGGCCAAGCCCCGTCAAAGCCGCGCTCGCGGCTGAAAAAGCAGGCGGCGCCGGAATTGTCGCGCATTTACGCGAAGACAGGAGGCATATTCAGGACAATGACATCTACGAACTCAGAAAAGCGATAAAAACAAAACTGAACATGGAAATGGCGGCAACCGATGAAATGGTAAAAATCACCCTCTCCGTGCTTCCTGACATGGCAACAATTGTCCCGGAAAAACGTGAGGAATTGACAACCGAAGGAGGGCTTGACGTTTCGGGAAACCAGTCGCGGGTTAAGGAAGTCATCTCCGAACTATCCGAAAAAAAAATAATGGTGAGTTTGTTCGTTGAGCCGGATTTTGATCAGATAAAAACGGCGGCGGACATAGGCGCGGACATGGTGGAAATTCACACGGGCAAGTGGGCGTGCGCGAACGGAATTCAAAAAGAAAACGAACTGCGAGCGATAGAAAAAGCCGTTTTTCTGGCACGGGATTGTGATTTAAGGGTTTCCGCAGGGCACGGACTTGATTATGAAAATGTGAATTCTATTGCGAAAATTGAGGGTGTTGAGGAATTGAACATAGGATACGGAATAATCGCACGAGCAGTTTTTGACGGAATTGAAAAAGCCGTGAGAGATATGATTAAAAAAATTAACGCCGTTTAA
- a CDS encoding holo-ACP synthase — MIIGIGTDIVENARIARVISRHKGKFLMRLFSKTERKRFNQFNGDERTIGASFAAKEALVKSLGTGFRYGIAFSDIEIIRDRRGKPFVQLSGKADDFARKIGAKHIHLSISHEKSHSVAVVILES; from the coding sequence ATGATAATCGGAATTGGGACAGATATTGTTGAAAATGCCAGAATCGCGCGGGTAATTTCGCGGCACAAAGGCAAGTTTCTAATGCGGCTTTTTTCTAAAACGGAGAGAAAACGGTTCAATCAATTTAACGGTGATGAGCGGACAATTGGCGCTTCGTTCGCGGCGAAAGAGGCGCTTGTCAAATCGCTGGGAACGGGCTTCAGATACGGCATAGCGTTCTCCGACATTGAAATTATCAGAGACCGGCGCGGCAAACCGTTTGTACAACTTTCCGGCAAAGCGGATGATTTCGCGCGCAAAATTGGCGCGAAACACATACACCTTTCCATATCGCATGAAAAATCCCACAGCGTCGCGGTCGTTATCCTTGAGTCTTGA
- the rpe gene encoding ribulose-phosphate 3-epimerase — protein sequence MIPKVVVAPSILAADFTKLGEQVLTVAEAGADWIHVDVMDGCFVPNISIGVPVVRSLSTISCPPMDVHLMINNPEKIVESFASAGGNRINNITVQIEATKDIASALEEIRALGVKAGVAINPSTPVSVLESVLRHADIVLVMSVEPGFSGQSFLEPSLKKIEDLREMLGVPGEGVPILEVDGGIEIEKARAVFKAGADAVVSGSGIFGRPDIAEAVREMKAIDV from the coding sequence ATAATTCCAAAAGTGGTAGTTGCCCCCTCAATATTAGCGGCGGATTTCACAAAACTCGGCGAACAGGTTCTTACGGTTGCCGAAGCTGGAGCCGACTGGATTCATGTTGATGTTATGGACGGCTGTTTTGTTCCAAACATAAGCATTGGCGTTCCCGTTGTGCGGTCTCTTTCAACAATTTCGTGTCCGCCGATGGACGTTCATTTAATGATTAACAATCCTGAAAAAATTGTTGAGTCCTTTGCGAGCGCGGGAGGAAACAGAATCAACAACATAACGGTCCAGATTGAAGCCACCAAAGACATCGCTTCGGCGCTTGAAGAAATACGCGCTCTTGGAGTCAAAGCCGGAGTTGCCATCAATCCGTCCACCCCTGTTTCCGTTCTTGAATCGGTCTTGCGGCATGCCGACATTGTGCTCGTGATGTCTGTTGAGCCGGGTTTTTCGGGACAGAGCTTTCTTGAACCCTCACTGAAAAAAATAGAGGACTTGCGCGAAATGCTTGGAGTTCCGGGCGAGGGTGTCCCGATTTTGGAAGTTGACGGAGGCATAGAGATTGAGAAAGCCAGAGCGGTTTTCAAAGCCGGCGCGGATGCCGTTGTGAGCGGTTCGGGCATTTTCGGGCGTCCGGATATTGCCGAAGCGGTCAGGGAGATGAAAGCGATAGATGTCTGA
- a CDS encoding glutamine--tRNA ligase/YqeY domain fusion protein, producing the protein MTDSGKKDFIREIIAHDSHGGKKIVTRFPPEPNGFLHIGHAKSICLNFSVAEGKGTCNLRFDDTNPQKESEEFIEAIKNDIQWLGFDWEDRLFFASDYFEKLYEFAVNLIENDSAYVDDLSAEEIRQYRGTLTEPGRNSPFRNRTANENLTLFKEMKERKFSEGEKVLRAKIDMTSGNINMRDPVIYRVIKTPHHKTGEKWSIYPTYDFAHPLSDAIEGITHSLCTLEFEDHRPLYNWFVERFATQTGGNPCQIEFARLELSHTVMSKRKLSEIVEKNIVNGWDDPRMPTISGMRRRGYPPEAIRSFCDKIGVTKQKSVIEADLLEHTVRETLNKIAPRRMAVLEPLKLVITNFPQDEEESLPAVNNPEDPGTGERQVPFSRELYIEHEDFMENPSKKFHRLAPGAEVRLRYAYFVTCVEVVKDSNGKVTELHCEYDPETKGGQAPDGRKVKATIHWVSAKHCKKAQVRLYDKLFTEKTPGVDDPVNPNSLRVLNGVLVEPSLENAKMGDVFQFERKGYFAVDEDSSNGEEKIFNETVGIRGVKF; encoded by the coding sequence ATGACGGACTCCGGCAAAAAAGACTTCATAAGGGAAATCATTGCGCACGACTCTCACGGCGGAAAAAAAATTGTGACACGCTTTCCTCCCGAACCCAACGGGTTTCTGCATATCGGACACGCAAAATCAATATGCCTCAACTTTTCAGTTGCGGAGGGAAAGGGAACCTGCAACCTGAGATTTGATGACACTAACCCTCAAAAAGAGAGTGAAGAGTTTATTGAAGCGATTAAGAACGACATACAATGGCTCGGTTTTGACTGGGAAGACCGCCTCTTTTTTGCTTCGGACTACTTCGAAAAACTGTATGAATTCGCCGTTAATCTCATAGAAAATGACTCCGCCTATGTTGACGACCTGAGTGCGGAAGAAATACGCCAATATCGTGGCACATTGACCGAACCGGGCAGAAACAGCCCTTTCAGGAATAGAACGGCGAACGAAAACCTGACACTTTTCAAGGAAATGAAAGAGAGAAAATTCTCCGAGGGCGAAAAAGTTCTGAGGGCGAAAATTGACATGACTTCGGGCAACATCAATATGCGCGACCCCGTAATTTACCGCGTAATTAAAACCCCTCACCACAAAACCGGAGAAAAATGGAGCATATATCCGACTTACGATTTCGCGCATCCGCTTTCAGATGCGATTGAGGGAATAACACACTCTCTTTGCACGTTGGAGTTTGAAGACCACCGCCCGCTTTACAACTGGTTTGTTGAACGTTTTGCCACTCAGACGGGTGGTAATCCGTGCCAAATTGAGTTCGCGCGACTTGAGCTGAGCCATACGGTTATGAGCAAAAGAAAACTGTCTGAGATTGTTGAGAAAAACATTGTGAACGGATGGGACGACCCGCGAATGCCGACAATATCGGGAATGAGACGGCGCGGATACCCGCCCGAAGCCATAAGGAGTTTTTGCGACAAAATTGGAGTTACGAAACAGAAAAGCGTCATTGAAGCGGATTTACTTGAACACACTGTCAGAGAAACTTTGAATAAAATCGCGCCGAGACGCATGGCGGTTCTTGAACCTCTCAAACTTGTGATAACGAATTTTCCACAGGACGAGGAAGAATCCCTACCCGCCGTGAACAATCCCGAAGACCCGGGCACCGGAGAAAGGCAGGTGCCATTTTCGCGCGAATTGTACATTGAGCACGAAGATTTTATGGAAAACCCGTCCAAAAAGTTTCACCGTCTCGCTCCGGGCGCAGAGGTCCGGTTGAGATACGCGTATTTTGTCACCTGTGTTGAAGTCGTAAAAGACTCAAATGGCAAAGTCACGGAGTTGCATTGTGAATACGACCCTGAAACAAAGGGAGGGCAGGCACCGGACGGCAGAAAAGTCAAGGCGACAATACACTGGGTCAGCGCGAAACACTGCAAAAAAGCCCAAGTACGGCTTTACGACAAACTTTTTACCGAAAAGACCCCCGGCGTGGACGATCCGGTCAATCCGAATTCGCTTCGGGTTCTGAACGGCGTTTTGGTTGAGCCGTCATTGGAAAACGCGAAAATGGGAGATGTTTTTCAATTTGAAAGAAAGGGGTATTTTGCGGTTGATGAGGATTCTTCGAACGGAGAAGAAAAGATTTTTAACGAAACGGTTGGAATCAGAGGCGTCAAGTTTTGA
- a CDS encoding redoxin domain-containing protein, with product MVLTPSNMVPLGMKAPDFNLPDVVSGENKTLANFKSDIATVVMFICNHCPYVKHIQPGLVSLADDYIARGVSFVALNSNDVENYPDDSPDKMLEDAKRLNYPFSYLFDENQEIARAYDAACTPDFFVFDRDFSCVYRGQMDNSRPENGKPVTGADLRAALDAVIAGEALSESQIPSMGCNIKWKK from the coding sequence ATGGTTTTAACCCCGTCAAATATGGTGCCGCTCGGAATGAAAGCGCCGGATTTCAACCTTCCTGATGTTGTAAGCGGAGAGAACAAAACCCTCGCCAATTTCAAGTCCGATATTGCGACTGTTGTTATGTTCATCTGCAACCACTGTCCGTATGTGAAGCACATTCAACCCGGGTTGGTCAGTCTCGCGGACGATTACATCGCCAGAGGCGTGTCCTTTGTCGCGCTAAACTCAAATGATGTGGAAAACTATCCCGATGATTCCCCCGACAAGATGCTGGAAGACGCGAAGCGTTTGAACTATCCGTTTTCGTATCTTTTCGACGAAAATCAGGAAATTGCCAGAGCGTATGACGCAGCATGCACTCCCGACTTTTTTGTTTTTGACAGGGATTTTTCCTGCGTGTATCGCGGGCAGATGGACAATTCCCGTCCTGAGAATGGCAAGCCCGTAACCGGGGCGGACTTAAGAGCCGCGCTTGATGCCGTAATTGCCGGAGAGGCGCTTTCGGAAAGTCAGATTCCGAGCATGGGTTGCAACATTAAATGGAAGAAGTGA
- a CDS encoding CDGSH iron-sulfur domain-containing protein: MSKPSIQIFKDGPIIVSGDFDLLDSNGDKIECGDKSALCRCGESSNKPFCDGTHKKNGFKDEKNG; this comes from the coding sequence ATGTCCAAACCCTCAATTCAAATTTTCAAAGACGGTCCCATTATCGTGTCAGGCGATTTTGATCTTCTGGACTCAAACGGCGACAAGATTGAATGTGGAGACAAATCCGCCCTGTGCAGATGTGGAGAGTCTTCAAACAAGCCGTTTTGTGACGGAACGCATAAGAAAAACGGTTTCAAAGATGAGAAAAACGGCTGA
- a CDS encoding branched-chain amino acid transaminase → MPTSSKKSKSAKGGTPKLIWFNGSFVSWNDANVHILTHTLHYGMGVFEGIRAYKSAKNGRTAVLKLSAHIDRFFMSAHIAGMKIPHTKKTIRRAIFELLEKNRLEEAYIRPISFLGSGTMGILPAKNPVGTAIAAWNWGAYLGSDGLNNGIRTKISSYTRMHVNSFMTKAKICGNYVNSVLAKQEAVSTGFDEAILLDAEGFVSEGSGENIFIVRNGVIKTPPLSSALEGITRGCVIRLATDEGIELREQRFTRDELYSADEIFLTGTAAEITPVREVDNRKINTGKPGAITKKLQNAFFEITRAENGKYGEWLETKP, encoded by the coding sequence ATGCCAACTTCATCAAAGAAAAGCAAAAGCGCGAAAGGCGGCACACCGAAACTTATATGGTTCAACGGCTCATTTGTTTCATGGAATGACGCCAATGTTCATATCCTGACCCACACACTTCACTACGGAATGGGGGTTTTTGAAGGTATCAGGGCTTATAAAAGCGCCAAAAACGGGCGCACCGCGGTTTTGAAACTCAGCGCCCATATTGACAGATTTTTCATGTCCGCCCACATTGCCGGAATGAAGATTCCTCACACGAAGAAAACAATAAGACGTGCGATTTTTGAACTGCTGGAAAAAAACCGTCTTGAAGAAGCGTATATCCGCCCAATCTCTTTTCTTGGTTCGGGCACAATGGGTATTTTGCCCGCGAAGAATCCGGTCGGCACGGCAATTGCCGCTTGGAACTGGGGCGCGTATCTAGGAAGCGACGGACTCAACAATGGCATCAGGACAAAAATTTCCTCATACACGCGCATGCATGTCAATTCGTTTATGACAAAGGCGAAAATCTGCGGCAACTATGTCAATTCGGTTCTTGCCAAGCAGGAGGCGGTTTCCACCGGTTTTGACGAAGCTATTCTTCTGGACGCCGAGGGGTTTGTCTCCGAAGGTAGCGGCGAGAACATTTTTATTGTCCGCAACGGCGTCATAAAAACGCCTCCGCTGTCTTCCGCGCTTGAAGGGATAACGCGCGGATGTGTAATCCGCCTTGCTACTGATGAGGGCATTGAACTGCGCGAACAGAGGTTCACAAGAGACGAGCTTTACAGTGCGGACGAAATTTTTCTGACCGGCACCGCGGCGGAAATAACCCCCGTGCGCGAAGTGGACAACAGAAAAATCAATACCGGAAAGCCGGGAGCAATTACGAAAAAACTTCAAAATGCGTTTTTTGAAATTACGCGGGCGGAAAACGGAAAATACGGAGAGTGGCTTGAAACCAAGCCGTAA
- a CDS encoding glycosyltransferase, which produces MKSENSEKRVLFINHSVRDGGPGRSLFYILKHIDRKIIRPFVLIPRDDIFSERLKEEGIYRDVIIDSRFPDGFFRPVSARLSIKPEAAGFLAPALTAFLKTAYAVVNIVRIAALVFNCGGLLRELRIDLIHCNGTIAKITGAFIGLIHRRPVVWHVRNIQQVRFLKFVITRLASLSAVKKIICVSRATALQFGDNPKVRVIYNGIDPEDFERRTSSGVLRKEFSIPEDSIIIGNTGRVVPRKGYKHMIEVAATLLKNGDLRNKIKFVIVGDTPGFFAKNHLSEIKARVEHMGIADCFVFTGFRKDVSGCLADFDIFLMPSNYPDPFPRSVIEAMSFAIPVTGFKVGGIEESVEDGVTGILSPPGDDSHMTESVLRLIEDEDLRKSMGQAGQRRAKSLYSAKDKTAEVQSVLTED; this is translated from the coding sequence ATGAAGTCTGAAAACAGCGAAAAAAGAGTTTTGTTCATCAACCATTCCGTTCGGGATGGCGGACCCGGGCGAAGTCTTTTCTACATCCTCAAACATATTGACAGAAAAATCATCCGCCCTTTTGTTCTAATCCCGCGAGATGACATCTTTTCCGAACGGCTCAAAGAAGAAGGCATATACCGCGATGTCATTATTGATTCCCGTTTTCCCGACGGGTTTTTCCGCCCCGTTTCCGCAAGACTCTCCATAAAACCGGAGGCGGCGGGCTTTTTAGCCCCCGCGCTGACAGCTTTTCTAAAAACCGCCTACGCGGTCGTGAACATTGTAAGGATAGCCGCGCTTGTTTTCAATTGCGGCGGATTGTTGCGCGAACTGCGCATAGATTTAATCCACTGCAACGGCACAATAGCGAAAATCACCGGCGCTTTTATCGGCTTGATTCACCGGCGCCCCGTGGTCTGGCATGTGAGAAACATACAGCAAGTCCGTTTTCTCAAATTCGTGATAACCCGCCTCGCCTCTTTGAGCGCGGTAAAAAAAATAATCTGCGTTTCGCGAGCAACCGCCCTGCAGTTCGGCGACAACCCCAAAGTGCGCGTGATATACAACGGCATAGACCCGGAAGATTTTGAACGCCGGACTTCAAGCGGAGTTTTGAGAAAGGAGTTTTCCATCCCCGAAGACTCAATCATAATCGGAAACACCGGAAGAGTGGTTCCGCGCAAAGGATACAAGCATATGATTGAAGTGGCGGCGACTCTTTTGAAAAACGGAGATTTGAGAAACAAAATCAAGTTCGTGATTGTCGGCGACACGCCCGGTTTTTTCGCGAAAAATCATTTGTCTGAAATAAAAGCGCGCGTTGAGCACATGGGAATCGCGGACTGTTTTGTTTTTACGGGTTTCAGGAAAGATGTGTCAGGCTGCCTCGCAGATTTTGACATCTTCCTGATGCCGTCCAATTACCCCGACCCGTTTCCGCGTTCGGTCATAGAGGCAATGTCTTTCGCGATACCGGTTACGGGTTTCAAAGTGGGAGGCATAGAGGAATCCGTTGAGGACGGCGTTACGGGAATTTTAAGCCCCCCCGGAGACGATTCGCACATGACCGAAAGCGTCCTCAGACTTATTGAAGACGAAGATTTGAGAAAATCAATGGGGCAAGCGGGACAACGGCGCGCGAAGAGTTTGTATTCGGCAAAAGACAAAACGGCTGAGGTCCAATCCGTGCTTACAGAGGATTGA
- the der gene encoding ribosome biogenesis GTPase Der gives MPVSNKKRSVPLVAIVGRPNVGKSTLFNRITGTDKAIVESVPGVTRDRIYSDMNWNGRNFSVVDTAGLEPLGRDAAPPGAKEQAAIAIEEADLIVMLTNGMENPVPEDIEIMRMLRKSGKEVFCFVNKIDHEKHEKFVDNFHFLGEVKMRGISALHGRNTYELLDDITAALPPAKAEKNGAADEPIRIAVLGKPNVGKSTLVNTILQKERMITSPVPGTTRDSVDVPFEYGGGKYVITDTAGVRRRAKIGGSVERLGTLKAIRSIAACDVAVLMIDASEGPSRQDTRLAGLIEDRGKSAIIALNKWDLAPQAARETKDIGRKTVQRLGGALYFSKTVTISALEGKKINRLFDCVTKAHKWHREKIPTRKLNDFLKRAVKGGPSVFRGREFKAYYISQVRVEPPGFVIFTNATSMAVPANYSKYIEHGIRKEFGFEGTPIRLFFRKRENKDVVKRG, from the coding sequence ATGCCCGTCAGTAACAAAAAACGCTCAGTGCCTCTCGTGGCAATTGTGGGCAGACCTAACGTCGGAAAATCAACTCTGTTCAACAGAATCACCGGAACGGACAAAGCCATTGTGGAGTCCGTGCCCGGGGTTACGAGAGACAGAATTTACTCCGATATGAATTGGAACGGCAGAAATTTCTCCGTTGTGGATACGGCGGGACTTGAGCCGCTCGGGAGAGACGCCGCTCCGCCGGGCGCGAAGGAGCAGGCGGCAATTGCCATTGAGGAAGCGGATTTAATAGTGATGCTTACCAACGGAATGGAGAACCCCGTTCCCGAAGACATTGAGATTATGCGGATGCTCAGAAAAAGCGGAAAAGAGGTTTTCTGCTTTGTGAACAAGATTGACCACGAAAAGCATGAGAAGTTCGTTGATAATTTTCACTTTCTCGGAGAGGTGAAAATGAGGGGGATTTCCGCTCTTCACGGGCGTAACACATATGAACTTCTTGATGACATTACCGCCGCGCTTCCGCCTGCAAAAGCGGAAAAGAATGGCGCCGCGGACGAGCCCATACGGATTGCCGTTTTAGGAAAGCCCAATGTCGGCAAGTCCACGCTTGTGAACACAATCCTCCAAAAAGAGAGGATGATAACAAGTCCCGTTCCCGGAACTACACGTGATTCGGTTGATGTTCCGTTTGAATACGGCGGGGGAAAATACGTCATTACCGACACGGCGGGCGTGCGGAGAAGAGCAAAAATCGGAGGTTCTGTTGAGCGGCTTGGAACACTCAAAGCGATAAGAAGCATAGCGGCGTGCGATGTGGCGGTGCTTATGATAGACGCGTCCGAGGGGCCATCCCGTCAGGACACTCGCCTCGCGGGTCTTATAGAAGACAGGGGCAAATCCGCTATAATAGCCTTGAATAAATGGGATCTTGCGCCTCAAGCCGCGCGCGAGACTAAAGATATTGGCAGGAAAACCGTGCAACGTCTCGGTGGAGCGCTCTATTTTTCCAAAACGGTAACAATCTCCGCCCTTGAGGGTAAAAAAATCAACCGGCTTTTTGACTGTGTGACTAAAGCGCACAAATGGCACAGGGAAAAAATTCCCACCAGAAAACTAAATGACTTTCTCAAGAGAGCCGTAAAAGGGGGGCCTTCCGTTTTTCGCGGTCGCGAGTTCAAGGCGTATTATATTAGTCAGGTTCGCGTTGAGCCGCCGGGTTTTGTTATTTTCACAAACGCCACATCTATGGCGGTGCCTGCTAATTATTCAAAATATATTGAGCACGGAATACGGAAAGAGTTTGGTTTTGAGGGGACGCCGATTCGGCTGTTTTTCCGCAAGAGGGAAAATAAAGATGTCGTCAAGCGAGGCTGA
- the ybeY gene encoding rRNA maturation RNase YbeY, whose translation MFTERGARNISISITDRSGLAEKKHLKLITLCARKATALLSPGGDVSIAIIDDNEMRELNKTYRKISKTTDVLSFEQNTGGLAGDVAISIETARRRADLYGITFEEEIKRLVIHGISHLAGHTHKKKKEREKMRAEESRVFRAIAGL comes from the coding sequence ATGTTCACAGAGCGCGGCGCAAGAAACATTTCCATCTCCATTACAGACCGGAGCGGTCTTGCGGAGAAAAAGCACCTTAAACTAATCACCCTTTGCGCCCGCAAAGCCACCGCCCTGCTCTCGCCGGGAGGCGATGTCAGCATTGCCATTATTGATGACAATGAGATGAGAGAACTCAACAAAACCTACAGGAAAATCTCAAAAACAACAGATGTTCTCTCATTTGAGCAAAACACCGGAGGGCTCGCAGGCGATGTCGCAATTTCAATTGAAACGGCCCGCAGACGCGCCGACCTCTACGGCATAACATTTGAGGAGGAAATCAAACGGCTCGTCATTCACGGCATTTCCCATCTTGCCGGACACACGCATAAAAAGAAAAAAGAGCGTGAAAAAATGCGCGCCGAAGAGTCAAGAGTTTTCCGCGCCATCGCGGGGCTGTGA
- the scpB gene encoding SMC-Scp complex subunit ScpB codes for MEKSRIKKIIEAVIFASESPVSPASLKSGLPELSSEDIAAAFNEVSNEWNGMDRGFELVKVAGGYQFRTKKEFTEDITGFNKKIKKLRLSKAALEVLAISAYQQPLTKADIEEIRGVDSSAVVNLLMERGMLEICGRKDVPGRPFLYKTTEEFLQTFGMENLSDLPTLKEIEEIEKDLGAEPTLLRPEPETPEPQPEGDDASTPRPDNSQPRDGAENS; via the coding sequence ATGGAGAAAAGCCGGATAAAGAAAATAATTGAAGCGGTGATTTTCGCGTCCGAATCACCCGTAAGCCCAGCGTCGCTTAAAAGTGGTTTGCCGGAACTTTCATCCGAGGATATTGCCGCTGCGTTCAATGAGGTCTCAAATGAGTGGAACGGCATGGACAGGGGCTTTGAGTTGGTGAAGGTCGCGGGCGGTTACCAGTTTCGCACGAAAAAAGAGTTTACGGAAGACATCACGGGCTTCAACAAAAAAATCAAAAAACTGCGGTTGAGCAAAGCAGCGCTTGAAGTGCTCGCCATCTCCGCGTATCAGCAACCGCTCACAAAAGCAGACATTGAGGAAATACGCGGCGTGGACTCCTCCGCGGTGGTCAACCTTCTTATGGAAAGGGGAATGCTTGAAATATGCGGAAGAAAAGATGTTCCCGGCAGACCGTTTCTCTATAAAACCACCGAGGAATTTCTTCAAACCTTTGGCATGGAAAACCTCTCAGACCTTCCCACGCTCAAAGAGATTGAGGAGATTGAAAAAGACCTCGGCGCGGAGCCGACTTTGCTCAGACCCGAACCGGAAACGCCCGAACCTCAACCCGAAGGTGATGATGCCTCCACCCCGCGGCCGGACAATTCACAGCCCCGCGATGGCGCGGAAAACTCTTGA